The following are encoded in a window of Maylandia zebra isolate NMK-2024a linkage group LG5, Mzebra_GT3a, whole genome shotgun sequence genomic DNA:
- the ddit3 gene encoding DNA damage-inducible transcript 3 protein isoform X1, protein MTAEWLHLPPPYPPGVGPLYGAELEAWYEDLQDILGSDTGGAKLARAPTCTEKEPEFMDVLESCSLTWLTDGSQTWGDGVQRTTEEIHSTQTLHHNSSSSSSSSSSCMSPAVTEERQVEAEGGRSGDGSAGGGSDLLPPEFFELLSDGGVGMVDASGAVISGGYYYHHQHHQANVHPASPSASEEELPCVPDSPSCSSSASQSPSQICSSPSSPVSSPSVYPSSRLGKRKRTTSERANGALSSFVSSSQRSSYSSTKKSRKEREQENERKVQELTEQNERLKAEIERLGEEVQRTRRALIERLVNTRK, encoded by the exons ATGACTGCCGAGTGGCTACACCTGCCCCCGCCGTACCCCCCTGGTGTGGGGCCGTTGTATGGTGCAGAGTTGGAGGCGTGGTATGAGGACCTGCAGGATATTCTGGGCTCTGACACAGGAGGGGCAAAACTGGCACGAGCCCCTACATGCACCGAG AAGGAGCCAGAGTTCATGGATGTCCTAGAAAGTTGCTCTCTGACGTGGCTGACTGATGGCAGCCAGACATGGGGTGACGGTGTCCAGAGGACCACAGAGGAGATCCACAGCACCCAGACCCTGCATCACAACTCGTcgtcatcctcctcttcctcctcctcctgcatgAGTCCAGCTGTTACAGAAGAACGGCAGGTGGAGGCTGAGGGTGGGAGAAGTGGAGATGGCTCGGCAGGAGGTGGCAGTGACTTGCTGCCTCCCGAGTTCTTCGAGTTGCTGAGTGATGGAGGAGTGGGAATGGTGGATGCGAGTGGAGCAGTGATCAGCGGTGGCTATTATTaccaccaccagcaccaccaGGCTAATGTCCATCCTGCATCTCCCTCAGCCAGCGAGGAGGAACTGCCTTGTGTCCCCGATTCGCCATCTTGCTCCTCTTCAGCCTCCCAGTCACCATCTCAAATTTGTTCTTCTCCCTCTTCGCCTGTGTCTTCTCCCTCTGTTTACCCATCCTCCCGTTTGGGAAAACGCAAGAGGACCACCAGCGAGAGGGCCAACGGTGCCTTGTCCTCTTTTGTTTCCTCCTCGCAGCGCTCATCCTACTCATCTACCAAAAAGAGTCGCAAAGAAAGAGAGCAGGAGAACGAGAGGAAGGtacaggagctgacagagcagAACGAGCGTCTTAAAGCAGAAATCGAAAGGCTGGGAGAGGAGGTACAGAGGACACGAAGAGCCCTTATCGAGAGACTAGTCAACACCAGAAAATGA
- the ddit3 gene encoding DNA damage-inducible transcript 3 protein isoform X2: MTAEWLHLPPPYPPGVGPLYGAELEAWYEDLQDILGSDTGGAKLARAPTCTEEPEFMDVLESCSLTWLTDGSQTWGDGVQRTTEEIHSTQTLHHNSSSSSSSSSSCMSPAVTEERQVEAEGGRSGDGSAGGGSDLLPPEFFELLSDGGVGMVDASGAVISGGYYYHHQHHQANVHPASPSASEEELPCVPDSPSCSSSASQSPSQICSSPSSPVSSPSVYPSSRLGKRKRTTSERANGALSSFVSSSQRSSYSSTKKSRKEREQENERKVQELTEQNERLKAEIERLGEEVQRTRRALIERLVNTRK; encoded by the exons ATGACTGCCGAGTGGCTACACCTGCCCCCGCCGTACCCCCCTGGTGTGGGGCCGTTGTATGGTGCAGAGTTGGAGGCGTGGTATGAGGACCTGCAGGATATTCTGGGCTCTGACACAGGAGGGGCAAAACTGGCACGAGCCCCTACATGCACCGAG GAGCCAGAGTTCATGGATGTCCTAGAAAGTTGCTCTCTGACGTGGCTGACTGATGGCAGCCAGACATGGGGTGACGGTGTCCAGAGGACCACAGAGGAGATCCACAGCACCCAGACCCTGCATCACAACTCGTcgtcatcctcctcttcctcctcctcctgcatgAGTCCAGCTGTTACAGAAGAACGGCAGGTGGAGGCTGAGGGTGGGAGAAGTGGAGATGGCTCGGCAGGAGGTGGCAGTGACTTGCTGCCTCCCGAGTTCTTCGAGTTGCTGAGTGATGGAGGAGTGGGAATGGTGGATGCGAGTGGAGCAGTGATCAGCGGTGGCTATTATTaccaccaccagcaccaccaGGCTAATGTCCATCCTGCATCTCCCTCAGCCAGCGAGGAGGAACTGCCTTGTGTCCCCGATTCGCCATCTTGCTCCTCTTCAGCCTCCCAGTCACCATCTCAAATTTGTTCTTCTCCCTCTTCGCCTGTGTCTTCTCCCTCTGTTTACCCATCCTCCCGTTTGGGAAAACGCAAGAGGACCACCAGCGAGAGGGCCAACGGTGCCTTGTCCTCTTTTGTTTCCTCCTCGCAGCGCTCATCCTACTCATCTACCAAAAAGAGTCGCAAAGAAAGAGAGCAGGAGAACGAGAGGAAGGtacaggagctgacagagcagAACGAGCGTCTTAAAGCAGAAATCGAAAGGCTGGGAGAGGAGGTACAGAGGACACGAAGAGCCCTTATCGAGAGACTAGTCAACACCAGAAAATGA
- the ddit3 gene encoding DNA damage-inducible transcript 3 protein isoform X3 produces MHRGFDIYILCFQKEPEFMDVLESCSLTWLTDGSQTWGDGVQRTTEEIHSTQTLHHNSSSSSSSSSSCMSPAVTEERQVEAEGGRSGDGSAGGGSDLLPPEFFELLSDGGVGMVDASGAVISGGYYYHHQHHQANVHPASPSASEEELPCVPDSPSCSSSASQSPSQICSSPSSPVSSPSVYPSSRLGKRKRTTSERANGALSSFVSSSQRSSYSSTKKSRKEREQENERKVQELTEQNERLKAEIERLGEEVQRTRRALIERLVNTRK; encoded by the exons ATGCACCGAG GTTTTGACATTTACATTTTGTGCTTCCAGAAGGAGCCAGAGTTCATGGATGTCCTAGAAAGTTGCTCTCTGACGTGGCTGACTGATGGCAGCCAGACATGGGGTGACGGTGTCCAGAGGACCACAGAGGAGATCCACAGCACCCAGACCCTGCATCACAACTCGTcgtcatcctcctcttcctcctcctcctgcatgAGTCCAGCTGTTACAGAAGAACGGCAGGTGGAGGCTGAGGGTGGGAGAAGTGGAGATGGCTCGGCAGGAGGTGGCAGTGACTTGCTGCCTCCCGAGTTCTTCGAGTTGCTGAGTGATGGAGGAGTGGGAATGGTGGATGCGAGTGGAGCAGTGATCAGCGGTGGCTATTATTaccaccaccagcaccaccaGGCTAATGTCCATCCTGCATCTCCCTCAGCCAGCGAGGAGGAACTGCCTTGTGTCCCCGATTCGCCATCTTGCTCCTCTTCAGCCTCCCAGTCACCATCTCAAATTTGTTCTTCTCCCTCTTCGCCTGTGTCTTCTCCCTCTGTTTACCCATCCTCCCGTTTGGGAAAACGCAAGAGGACCACCAGCGAGAGGGCCAACGGTGCCTTGTCCTCTTTTGTTTCCTCCTCGCAGCGCTCATCCTACTCATCTACCAAAAAGAGTCGCAAAGAAAGAGAGCAGGAGAACGAGAGGAAGGtacaggagctgacagagcagAACGAGCGTCTTAAAGCAGAAATCGAAAGGCTGGGAGAGGAGGTACAGAGGACACGAAGAGCCCTTATCGAGAGACTAGTCAACACCAGAAAATGA